The DNA segment attcctgcgacaCGGAGCATTTTACTTTTTACTATGGCGCGATAACGTATTGTTGACACattctaaaatttgtttttatttttttacaatttcacaaATTGTGGACTTAGCAgtattattgcgagaaaagtttggagattcgaaaTTGTGGCATTGAATGTGgcgttatttgaagtcattggcctttagcaataaaccagactatCTTCAAGCTTTAGATGTCAATATTGGAAAAGAAGTtgtggaggccatttgaatgatgttatattcagaacatCATCgcatcgattgtacttcacattaaataaaaaacatttgaatttccttaacaattagtgtgtgtgtgctttttttaagaaatcatatcgTTCTTATTGCAAAGCCCTGaatttatcttttaattttaataacgcAGAAACTTTTTAGCAAGactttaaaatatcttaaaaagaaatgaaaatagtaataatattacaatatgtttgaaaattaaaacgGCATtcaattgttttgtattttacgCCTTCGGATTTTTACTTATTACACAgaacaacagctaatctggggggtgagaaattccaagtcagggtgatggtactaggtcagtatagtaaaaccctcaaagggtttggcgttcgtatgtgtcagtttttttttatgaccttttaaatttttttcttatcctttttttttttttgcggctCCTTTATTCGCACATGCATAGCAATTCAATGGATTGTGACCTTCGCCAGGATTAGTCCAAGTCATTGGGATACCGAATGGCGAAAGTATGGCAttcttctatttttccaatccattagacggttgttgCAGCTTTTACActctatatttggtacccaattttcgttcactataacattttggttgaagtaCATCTCGTACGTTTGAACAAAATCAGTACtgaaatttcccttttttttatgtgttgagacatatcgagttatgttaaaccacgtttttgccaaaatgttacaactaagcgaaaaaacatcaagataaggaaaaaatttaaaaggtcataaaaaaaaactgacacacgaacgccaaaccctttcagggttttactatactgacctagtaccatcaccctgacttggaatttctcaccccccagacaataatcccaaaaatgttccacagtatTATGTATTAGCGATAGTTATTAGAGCATCTGCAAAGCGATCCATTTATGCAGTGCAATCCAAAGTCATACTCGGCGACGCATATTTCCATAGTTAGCATTCATCTTACTGTAACTTTGAAGTATTTCTAGAGGAATTGGTTGAAAGATATGAGCTGCACCCAAATAAGTAATGAGCGCACAGTTACACatcactgaaaaaaaaaaataaatgaatgaatgtaAAGACGGACGTTTGTATATTGGCCGTACACTTGAACATACATATCCGCGCATGGCGTTGCTTGCAATACAATTTCTAGGAGATGACCATAAGTTGATTGGAGCAGCAATGGAACTGCGGTACTACTACTACTGGTCCGTACGAATGTGGACAGCAATGCATTGTTTGATGGCAGTGGTCGAATGTGACAACATTGTCGCATCAAGCTCCAATTGTTCATATTGAATATCGTGGAACGGTGATGCATCCGCAACGCAGGGGCCGCATTCTTCATACATAAGTGGACTATGCAATGCCGTAACTAAACCAATTTTGCCGCTTTTCGCCAATAAATTCTTATGGCTTATTCAATGACACTACGAACAATACATAGCAAACGACACTATGCATTCGACGAACGCAACGCGGATTCGCTTCTCTACCATCGCTCCAGCATGTCCAAGCTTGAAATAGCTTCAGCTTAAGCAACATGATAAAGAAAGGCATATAGCAGGGGGGTTGTTGtgtttgtcaaaaataaatgctGGTGCAGTAGAAGAATCTATAATCTCCCAAACTTTTTAAGAACAGTGAATAAAATTAGCGTGAGATGTACGtaggcatatgtatatatacagtaggTATAGAGAAAAAGCACACTTGGAGCATGTAATAAAACTAAGTttaagggggccgtcgccccgggcgcaacgtcttggggggcggcaaaatggtatttaaaaactccaattcgggcaaaaattcctgtaaattgtgtcaaaagtgtacaagatatagggcgaaaatgggttttttctatggcttttaataagatgtcttgtaaatttactaccaatttcctcaaaaactgtattgtgagaattttggaacttcagaatatacgtggcttctagttcctaaattttatatacttaatatcgaaggtattttgtaaaaattcacttttgtttgaaCCACCTCCTGAAACTTGTAGgcaggtagataaaggggggggcggcagaacatccttggccccgggcgcccgaagttgtagctacgccactggtcgCTCCGTAAAATTTCAATGGGGTTTGCATCGGGACTTTTCCTATTCATAGTAATCGATTCGAACGCGAATGATTCCATAGTAACTTAGAGAATGTTGACGTATGAAAAGGTCTGTTCTACCATCTGTCCTCCCCAATGGTCCAATGCCGTACCTGGAATGGTGGACAAATAATTTGTCATCAGATCCAATATGATTCACATTTGTTTTATCTCTCCAAAGtactcttttcaaaaatttggcgACCTTCTctagatttttttttagcaaagtttAGCCGCCCCCTTATGTTTCTTTTCAACAGCAATGGGTTTTTTTGACTCGTTCGTCCAAACAACTGAGCATCATTGTAACACCTTCGTACAATTCTACTGGGTACGCTAAACCCAAATTCCTCATTTATATCAACCAAAGacggctctgatggccatcacgacggggTTTTAcaaagtgctatgatgactagaaaattcgttggcataagtgtattgtagCGGGAGGGGAtgactttgaaggagatgaaatggacaaaattcacctttccaTTTGATCATCAATATTTTAGGTATATGATAATTAGAGAAAAAACAAACTACATATTTATCCATTATTAGCACCAAGTCATAGTATTATCTAGAAAATTCTTTCTcctttctttcaaatattttcactgatattattgtaataaaatgaGTTTGGGTACTCAAGTTTtcatatttagtatattttatataaaaggtATACTTGTAAGACGATTttaaacacatttacatatatgggaATTGCCACATATTACATTCATTAATGCTGGAAATAATCTGAAATGAATATGGGCGAAATGGAAAACCAACAATAAAATGTCCTAAACTATGAAATTCCAAGACTTGAAAGACACTCTCTGTGCAAAGTTGTATTCCGATTTCTTCTTTAGCATTAGTCGTGGTTGCTGTCCGATTTCGCCAATTAAGTGAACTTAGAAGATatcgcagaaattgttcaagaAAGAGTTGAGCAAGAAGAAAGCAAAAGTATTGATAGCAGTGATTTCGAACAAGAACTGAAATTATGGACCAATTAAGGCGGAATACGACAGCaaagtgattttaaaaaatccttTTAAAGATACAGGTGATAGAAAAAGGAGCTGTTCGGCTGTTGTTTAAGCGAACTTTAAACTTTAAaagtgtttttctcaaaactgcgtttttcaaacttttctcACTCGTATCTAAAAAACGGCTTAACcgaatgaaatttgtaaagtacACTCAGCACATGACACATGGAATTacctattcttcttctttactgtcgTAGGCACCGCttgcgcgattatagccgagttgacaacagcgcgccagtcgtttctccttttcgctacgtggcgccaattggatattccaagcgaagccaggtccttctccacttggtccttccaaagaagtggaggtcttcctcttcctctgcttcccccggcgggtactgcgtcgaatactttgagatggagtgttttcgtccattcgaacaacattGACGTaaccgctgttttttaattcgttgaactatgtcaatgtcgtagtatatctcatacagctcatcgttccatcgaatgtgatattcgccgtggccaacgcgcaaaggaccataaatctttcgcagaacctttttctcgaaaactcgcaacatcgactcatcagttgttgtcatcgttcaagcctctgcaccatatagcaggacgggaattatgaaggacttatagagtttggcttttgttcgtcgagagaggactttacgtttaaattgcctactcagtccgaagtagcacctgttggcaagagttatcctgcgttggatttccaggctgacattgttggtggtgtttacacaggttcctaagtagacgaaattatccacaatttcaaagttatgactgtcaacagtgacgtgagagccaagtcgcgagtgcgacgaccgtttgtttgatgacaggagatatttcgtcttgccctcgttcactgccagacccatttgttttgcttccttgtctaggtCCTTCCCgaacctgacggagcttttggtgttgctcaacgtcagtttacacaactgtattagttttgcggagataccaaattccgacatcgcggcataaaggcaggtccttttcgtgctgtcgaaagcagctttgaaatcgacgaagaggtggtgtgtgtcgattctcctttcacgggtcttttttttgaggaggcttatccaacgatagttggcgcacattgtggggtctctctttttgtggattaagCAGAGCaacgttgggcatgctttcatccgaccatattttacaaagaagctgatgcatgctccttatcagttcttcgccgccgtgtttgaatatctCGACCGGCAATctatcggcccccgccgctttgttgttcttcaggcgggtaatagctattcgaacttctccaTGGGCGGGCTGTAGagcgtctgcttcatcgtcatcgattgaggaatcgggttcaccttctcctggcgttgtactttcactgccattcagcaggctgaagaagtgttccctccataattttagtatgctttgggtATCGGTCACtggatcacctttgggggttctacaagagtatgctccggtcttgaaaccttctgttagtcgccgcatgttttcgtggaattttcgagcattactccaGTCGATCAGCTTATCAAATAGCTTATcttcatactcacacatttcggcctctttctttttctgtctgcaaatgcgcctcgcttcaactctcggtatctatcccatcccgcccgtgttgtggtcgatcgtaacgttgcgaagtaggcagcctgttttctctcctgtgcgacacggcactcttcatcgtaccagctgttcttttgtgttttccggaaaccaatggtttcggttgcagctatacggaaggagtttgaaatgccgtcccacagttcccttataccgagttcttgacgagtgctctcagagagcaggagtgcaagtcgagtagaaaatcgttctgctgtctgttgtgagtgcagcttctcgacgtcgaacctttcttgtgtttgttgtcgtgcgttttttgctgcacagaggcgggtgcgaatcttagctgcaacaagatagtggtccgagtcgatgttattACCTCGGAGCGCTCGCACATCTAAAGCAcgggagacgtgtcttccgtctatcacaacatgatcgatctggttggcggtttttcgatccgggcacagccaggtggcttgaaaaattttcttatgatggaatctagtactacagacaaccatattttgggccccGGTGAAGTCGGTCAGCCCCGatccattaggggatgtttcgtcgtggaagttgaacttaccgaccgtagtgccaaagattccttctttgtccaccctggagttaaagtcgccaagacgggggcagctctcattgGTGCGCTCCAAGTCCTcgtagaaggcatctttggtcacatcgtccttctcagcGATATCTTgaaaaacttcgctttgatgctgattttggctagacgttcattcaccggagtgaatgatagtactcggcgacagagtctctctcccatcacgTATCCCActccaaatttgcgctcctttatatggccactgtagtaaatgccacaaggacctactcgcctctgtccttgtcccgtccatcgcatttcttggacggcggtgatgtcagccttcagtctaacgagaacatcaaccagctgggtagcggcaccttcccaattaagggaccggacattccaagtgcgtgcccttaaatcgtagtccttatttcgtttgccatgatcgtcatcaaaaggcgggtctctcatccgaggctgattgctaattttcattgggggtgtgtTTTTACGTGGAGGGgattttcgccttctcactttagctcgccttcaaacggatgttcttaggctacgaAAAgcatacttggtcaaagaccggaagtcgtgagctgcttgagccatatgtaaaagaatcgtttctggccactcccaagtgaatgacgatcagagaactttcctacttgcgtgaacttctacagatgactccatcctccaacctattagcaattaaaaattcccaaaatttcgattttttaagctgAGCGTTATAGATGCTTTATCCACTTATGTATAAGTAATTTCTAACAGAAGGTAAAAAGGAAACATAAAATAGATTGAATTGTCTGACtggctttaaattttatttgttttataagatcaatcgtttatattgtttttattttggtaagaaatatttgtttggttttagtgGTTCAGATGAAGCCAATAAAagcgttggaaaggtgagattttaagcttcatttaaccaaagaaaattaaattcggggaagttgaaaaaaagttacagctgttcaaaaatgaatgaaaataatgagtgaattttataaaaagacgatgctgtatcagtttctgtagcacaacaatggatcgcacgcttccgttctggaaatttcaatttactacactgatgaaagtggtacatatttctttatttatttattattttaaatgtaaaaacaaacaagtaaggaagggctaagttcgggtgtcaccgaacattttatactctcgcatgataaagtgataatcgagatttcattatacgtcatttatatatttttcaaataccgtatttttgtaaagttttattccgctatcatcattggttcctaatgtttatacatatattatacagagaaggcatcagatagaattcgaaatggcgttatattggaagaaggcgtggttgtgaaccgatttcacccatatttcgtacgtgtcatcagggtgttaagaaaatattatataccgaatttcattgaaatcagtctagtagttcctgagatatggtttttggtccataagtgggcgaggccacgcccattttcaatttttaaaaaaagcctgggtgcagctttcttccgtaaaatttagtgtttctgacgttttttgttagtctgttaacggacttttagtgattttcaacataacctttgtatgggaggtgggcgtggttattatccgatttcttccatttttgaactatatatagaaatgcctgaagaaagcgactctgtagagtttggttgacatagctatagtagtttccgagaaatgtacaaaaaacttagtagggggcggggccacgcccactcttccaaaacaattgcgtccaaatatgcccctccctaatgcgatcctttgtgccaaatttcactttaatatctttatttatggcttagttatgacactttataggttttcggtttccgccattttgtgggcggattttgcccatcttcgaacttaactttcttatggagccaataaatacgtgtaccaagtttcatcatgatatctcaatttttactcaagttacagcttgtacggacggacggacggacggacagacggacggacagacggacggacggacagacagacatccggatttcgactctactcgttaCCCTGATCAccttggtatatataaccctatatctgactcttttagttttaggacttacaaacaaccgttatgtgaacaaaactataatactctccttagcaacattgttgcgagagtataaaaataagttgaagtttgactaGAAAtatacgaaacgactttttcgactacctaatatttCAGCATATAGGCAAAAATGGGGTTGGGTTTATTTTAGTATCTCATTTCCACTGCTTATTCCTCTTAAATGCGTGcacggatttttttaaatttatatagcacggatagccaatgaattaaactttggtttaaatgtaaatttattgttaaatgttaatttgttttttagatataagtaagcaaaaaacgcacattttCACATCCTTAGGGCCACGCTTATTatgctatatattttaatagtGGAGTAATACGTTAGTATTATCGAAAAAATGATTGTTGGTTGTAATGTCAAtggtattcaaatttttattatactttattcGCGTGCCTTATTTAAAACGTGCTTTCgcaattggaaatttttaatctaattaaataaaataactttataaTGATGTCAAATAACCAATCAGGTAAATATAATACGTTATTTAGCTCTCTGAAAAGTGGGCAATATATTacgtccatataacgaaaatttggaataaaaaatcgcgcgatactttgtttcaaatttttgcctgcggcgcttgtttcaatgtacataatatattatactgaaataataatgaaaatttggaataaaaaatcgcgcgattttttatttcaaattttcgccTGCGGCGCTTTTCCGGGagctttgaaattttctttgaaaacagtattatataaaataatatctaattttttcaaagatgatgATATTTCATCCAGCAGTGGAATATAGTCCAAATGGTCAAATACTTGGGCTCACGTGAATTGTGTGTAGCATTTGCCGAGGTATACGGTCTGTTGCCAAAAAGCCGGCTTAGTGCCATTCACAAAACCCAATTGGCATTGCACAAACGCCACCCAGTAGGGTACTTTAAATGCTCTAGGGGCAATTGTAGGACGAAGTCCCTTATTTCAAGGGCAGCGGGCACGTGGTTTGAAGGCGTCAAATTAAGCTTTCCCCACGTGTTTTACATAATGTATTGCTTTGCCCACCGCTTTACGCGGGAAGATATTTATAGGGAGGATTATGCGAGCGTTGGAAAGAAATTGTCATCTACCACTATCTCCGACTGGTATAGCTACTGCAGGGAAGCGGTAGTTATATTTCAGTTAGACCACCAAGAATTCAAAGGGAAGATTGGTGGTCCAGGTAAGGTAGTGCAGATTGAGGAAAGTAAATTCGGGAAACGCAAATACAACaaaggtaataataataatttatatataatgcaattatgtttattcaaatacttttctttttttcaggaAGACGCGTAGAAGGGCATTGGGTGCTGGGAATGATAGAGGATGGCAGTGAGGACCTCAGACTGGAGGTATGCCCTGACAATATACGTTCCGCTGAGGTCCTCATCCCTCTTATTCGTAAACATGTTCACGAAGGAACAACCGTAAGGACAGATTTTTGGCGCGCATATGAATGCCTCCCTGAGTATGGTTAcatccataaaaaggttaaccATAGTGACCCTGGCAATCCATTCGTCGCCGAGGATGGCACACACACCCAAAGAATCGAGTCTCATTGGCGTGTAGTGaagagaaatttttataaagataaCTATACTAATCCGGCAAACTTTGCTGATGTTGTAGTAGAGTTTTTATAGAGGcgggaaatacaaaaaaaaaatacagaccCATTTATTTCTTTACTAGGTGTTATTAAATAGGTGTAtaacacgaaataaaaaaactaaaacatacaaatgaaaacccaattttattatttagggGGTCTTTTATAAATGGTTGGTTGGGTTATCATGGTACTTCAACTAGTTGTATGAATTATTAccgatacatatacaattttttaattttcagtgtttttattatttaaataaagtggatttccactttaattcattgaaataataaaaataataaacatagagTCACACTCtatgcgtaaaaatacataaattttattataattagtgaaaattgtatggaaaaactacgattttacaccattttcagGAGGCTGCCCTAGAGCCCCCCGTGGTCCTAGGGGGGGAAGGGTGCTATTATTCAAACGCTCCATTCATTACCTTTCAAATGAGGGGGGTAGCAAGCCCCCAGCCCCCTTTGCGCAAAACCCATTCAAAATGGGATACTAAAGTAAACATTCCcccaaaaatgttcaaaacagTCGTTGTTGCAATCCTTtgcaaataaa comes from the Bactrocera neohumeralis isolate Rockhampton chromosome 2, APGP_CSIRO_Bneo_wtdbg2-racon-allhic-juicebox.fasta_v2, whole genome shotgun sequence genome and includes:
- the LOC126764127 gene encoding uncharacterized protein LOC126764127 — its product is MVKYLGSRELCVAFAEVYGLLPKSRLSAIHKTQLALHKRHPVGYFKCSRGNCRTKSLISRAAGTWFEGVKLSFPHVFYIMYCFAHRFTREDIYREDYASVGKKLSSTTISDWYSYCREAVVIFQLDHQEFKGKIGGPGKVVQIEESKFGKRKYNKGRRVEGHWVLGMIEDGSEDLRLEVCPDNIRSAEVLIPLIRKHVHEGTTVRTDFWRAYECLPEYGYIHKKVNHSDPGNPFVAEDGTHTQRIESHWRVVKRNFYKDNYTNPANFADVVVEFL